In Sulfitobacter sp. M39, the following proteins share a genomic window:
- a CDS encoding CopD family protein, translating into MTDLLAIAYPWVKSLHIISVISWMAALFYLPRLLVHHTEQVGQNGQTHDLFKMMEFKLANVIMRPAMIGTWIFGLALVFTPGIVDWAAVWPWTKGASVFAMTGFHGWLVGRVKAFAAGENRLSGKRYRIMNEVPTLLMIIIVFSVVVKF; encoded by the coding sequence ATGACCGACTTGCTTGCCATCGCCTATCCTTGGGTAAAATCGCTTCATATTATCTCGGTCATTTCGTGGATGGCCGCGCTGTTCTATCTTCCGCGGCTTCTCGTGCATCATACAGAGCAGGTGGGCCAAAACGGCCAGACCCATGATCTTTTCAAAATGATGGAGTTCAAGCTTGCCAACGTGATCATGCGCCCCGCAATGATCGGCACCTGGATTTTCGGGCTAGCGCTGGTGTTCACACCGGGCATCGTCGACTGGGCCGCTGTGTGGCCCTGGACGAAGGGGGCAAGCGTGTTTGCGATGACGGGGTTCCACGGGTGGCTTGTCGGACGTGTGAAGGCCTTTGCAGCGGGGGAGAACCGGCTGAGCGGGAAGCGTTACCGGATCATGAACGAAGTGCCGACGCTGCTGATGATCATCATTGTGTTCTCGGTCGTCGTGAAATTCTAA
- the dnaQ gene encoding DNA polymerase III subunit epsilon, with amino-acid sequence MREIVLDTETTGFDPESGDRIVEIGAVELMGHVATGNTYHQYINPERSMPAEAFEVHGLGDEFLRDKPKFAQIGQDFLNFIGDSKLVIHNAAFDIKFLNAELKWMGLPQIPWEQALDTLAIARKRFPGSPASLDALCRRFGIDNTSRTLHGALLDSEILAEVYLELIGGRQPDFGLSTKPEKKEGDTTPDWTPKPRPTPLPSRITPQEAAAHTEFVDKLGDSAVWKTL; translated from the coding sequence ATGCGTGAGATCGTACTGGATACGGAAACCACCGGTTTCGACCCTGAAAGCGGCGATAGGATCGTTGAAATCGGTGCGGTTGAACTGATGGGTCACGTGGCGACCGGCAATACCTATCACCAGTATATCAACCCCGAACGCAGCATGCCCGCCGAAGCCTTCGAAGTGCACGGGCTGGGCGACGAGTTTTTGCGCGACAAACCCAAGTTTGCGCAGATCGGGCAGGATTTTCTGAATTTCATCGGTGATTCAAAGCTGGTGATCCACAACGCCGCCTTCGATATCAAGTTTCTGAACGCGGAATTGAAATGGATGGGGCTGCCCCAGATCCCGTGGGAACAGGCGCTTGATACGCTGGCCATCGCGCGCAAACGCTTTCCGGGCTCGCCCGCGTCGCTGGATGCGCTGTGCCGCCGCTTTGGCATCGATAACACGTCGCGGACGCTCCACGGTGCTTTGCTTGATAGTGAAATTCTGGCGGAGGTGTATCTTGAGCTGATCGGCGGGCGGCAGCCTGACTTCGGCCTGTCGACCAAACCCGAAAAGAAAGAGGGCGATACCACCCCCGATTGGACGCCAAAACCGCGCCCGACGCCCCTGCCCTCGCGGATTACTCCGCAAGAGGCCGCCGCCCATACCGAATTCGTCGATAAACTGGGCGACAGCGCTGTGTGGAAGACGCTTTAG
- the secB gene encoding protein-export chaperone SecB, whose protein sequence is MAEEEATQPTQAAQPQMRIMGQFIRDMSFENIMAQKGAPTDVQPDVQVQVNLDAKKRSADNQYESAIKLQVTSKAKGGDATLFLLEIDYVGIFHVENVPEDQMHPFLLIECPRMIFPFLRRVVSDVTRDGGFPPLNLENIDFVALYRNEIARRQAENTQKADA, encoded by the coding sequence ATGGCTGAAGAAGAAGCAACACAACCGACCCAGGCCGCACAGCCGCAGATGCGCATTATGGGTCAGTTCATTCGTGATATGTCCTTTGAAAACATCATGGCGCAAAAAGGCGCGCCGACAGATGTGCAGCCCGACGTTCAGGTTCAAGTCAATCTGGATGCGAAAAAGCGGTCGGCCGATAACCAGTATGAATCCGCGATCAAGCTTCAGGTTACGTCAAAAGCCAAAGGCGGCGACGCGACGCTGTTCCTGCTGGAAATCGACTATGTCGGTATCTTCCACGTTGAAAACGTGCCCGAAGACCAGATGCACCCGTTTCTGCTGATTGAATGCCCGCGCATGATCTTCCCGTTCCTGCGCCGCGTTGTCAGCGATGTGACCCGCGACGGTGGCTTCCCGCCGCTGAACCTCGAAAACATCGACTTTGTTGCGCTGTATCGCAACGAGATCGCGCGCCGTCAGGCCGAGAATACGCAAAAAGCGGACGCCTAA
- a CDS encoding Smr/MutS family protein: MSRKRLDKDDLSLWKKVTERTEKLDVDKLFRAEIDGTSPIHGPPPTPPQIRKRSSVVMGKPDPKPRRNTHDLMPSLPDQMRQAPVQMDSKAFGKLKRGKMRPEGRIDLHGMTLDRAHPALTKFILGSHAKGRRLVLVITGKGKMRDEGGPIPVRHGVLRHQVPQWLSMPPLSSAVLQVSQAHISHGGGGAYYVYLRRHR, encoded by the coding sequence ATGAGCCGCAAGCGTCTGGATAAGGATGATCTGTCGCTTTGGAAAAAGGTGACAGAGCGGACGGAAAAGCTTGATGTTGACAAGCTGTTCCGCGCCGAGATTGACGGCACCTCCCCGATCCACGGCCCCCCGCCAACGCCGCCGCAAATCCGCAAGCGCAGCTCTGTCGTCATGGGCAAGCCCGATCCCAAGCCGCGGCGCAACACCCATGATCTGATGCCCTCCCTGCCCGATCAGATGCGTCAGGCACCGGTGCAGATGGATTCAAAAGCGTTCGGCAAGCTCAAGCGCGGTAAGATGCGCCCCGAGGGGCGGATCGACCTTCACGGTATGACGCTGGACCGCGCTCATCCTGCGCTGACCAAGTTCATTCTGGGCTCGCATGCCAAGGGGCGGCGCCTTGTCTTGGTGATCACCGGCAAAGGCAAGATGCGGGACGAAGGCGGCCCGATCCCCGTGCGCCACGGTGTGCTGCGCCATCAGGTGCCGCAATGGCTGTCGATGCCGCCGCTGTCGTCAGCCGTGCTTCAGGTCAGTCAGGC
- a CDS encoding Maf family protein, which yields MPQRFILASGSSIRSQLLQQACVPHEVSVARIDEQMIKMALLAEQAPPRDIADTLAEMKARKVSDKTPGALVMGCDQVLDHRGTLLSKPATPDEAIAQLKSLRGDRHSLLSAAVIVADGKPIWRHVGQVRLRMRDASDSYIKEYVARNWDSIQHAVGAYKLEEEGLRLFSGIEGDYFNVLGLPLLELLNYLTLRGDLSA from the coding sequence ATGCCCCAACGTTTCATCCTCGCCTCCGGGTCGTCGATCCGGTCACAGCTGCTGCAACAGGCCTGCGTTCCCCATGAGGTGAGCGTGGCGCGCATTGATGAACAAATGATTAAGATGGCCCTGCTGGCAGAGCAGGCGCCCCCCCGCGACATCGCCGATACACTGGCCGAGATGAAAGCCCGCAAAGTCAGCGACAAGACCCCGGGCGCCTTGGTGATGGGCTGTGATCAGGTGCTCGACCACCGCGGGACGCTGCTGTCAAAACCCGCCACGCCAGACGAGGCGATTGCCCAGCTGAAATCCCTGCGCGGCGATCGCCATAGCTTGCTATCCGCCGCCGTGATCGTCGCGGATGGCAAACCGATCTGGCGTCACGTGGGTCAGGTGCGGCTGCGCATGCGCGACGCGTCGGACAGCTACATAAAGGAGTACGTCGCGCGGAACTGGGACAGTATCCAACATGCGGTCGGCGCGTATAAGTTGGAAGAGGAAGGCCTCAGGCTGTTCAGCGGCATTGAAGGCGATTACTTTAATGTCCTAGGGTTACCCCTGCTTGAACTGTTGAATTATCTGACGCTACGGGGGGATCTATCCGCATGA
- the coaE gene encoding dephospho-CoA kinase (Dephospho-CoA kinase (CoaE) performs the final step in coenzyme A biosynthesis.), translated as MFLLGLTGSIGMGKSTTAQMFADLGCAVWDADAAVHRLYSKGGAAVAAFRETLPDAVVAGEVSRPALKSLIDADPTVLKKIESIVHPLVGEDRAAFLAETKAKIVVLDIPLIFETGGDKRMDAVACVTVSADIQQKRVMARGTMTLEQFENIRAKQMPNDEKCALADYVIETDTLPHARAQVEAVIEDIKGKLSHA; from the coding sequence ATGTTTCTTCTGGGGCTGACCGGGTCGATCGGCATGGGGAAATCGACCACCGCACAAATGTTCGCTGATCTTGGCTGCGCCGTCTGGGACGCAGACGCCGCCGTGCATCGGCTCTATTCCAAGGGGGGGGCCGCCGTCGCGGCGTTTCGCGAAACGCTTCCCGATGCGGTCGTTGCGGGCGAAGTATCGCGGCCCGCGCTCAAAAGCCTGATTGATGCGGACCCGACCGTTTTGAAAAAGATCGAAAGCATCGTGCATCCGCTGGTCGGCGAAGATCGCGCGGCCTTTCTGGCGGAAACAAAGGCCAAGATCGTCGTGCTCGACATCCCGTTGATTTTTGAAACCGGTGGTGACAAACGCATGGATGCGGTGGCCTGTGTCACGGTCTCGGCTGACATCCAGCAAAAGCGCGTGATGGCGCGCGGGACGATGACGCTGGAACAGTTTGAAAATATCCGCGCCAAACAGATGCCAAACGATGAAAAATGCGCTTTGGCCGATTATGTGATTGAAACAGACACCCTGCCCCACGCTCGCGCGCAGGTGGAGGCTGTCATCGAGGATATCAAAGGAAAGCTGTCCCATGCGTGA
- the mnmE gene encoding tRNA uridine-5-carboxymethylaminomethyl(34) synthesis GTPase MnmE, translated as MDTIFAQATAQGRAGVCVIRISGPQAFFIAETIAQPLPAPRVAAVRAISDADGQIIDRALVLTFEGPNSFTGEDTVELHLHGSIAVVRAVLTLLSGFEGTRLAEPGEFTRRAMENGKLDLTQVEGLGDLIEAETEAQRKQALRVLSGHLGQKVDIWRDKLIRAAALLEVTIDFADEDVPVDVSPEVTELLNAVNADILAEIAGTHTAERIRTGFEVAIIGRPNAGKSTLLNALAGRDAAITSAVAGTTRDVIEVRMDLGGLPVTLLDTAGLRDGADEVEAIGIDRAKTRGVQADLRVFLIEEGEELPVAAAADDIVLRPKADLRDSADNAISGVTGQGVPQLIERIQAILGARSLNAGLATHERHRVALQKSAEGLAAAMLVLDHGPDQYDIASEELRHSIRALEALVGRIDVENLLDVIFSSFCLGK; from the coding sequence ATGGATACGATATTCGCCCAAGCCACAGCGCAGGGGCGGGCCGGTGTTTGCGTCATTCGTATTTCGGGCCCGCAGGCGTTTTTTATCGCTGAAACCATCGCGCAGCCATTACCTGCGCCGCGGGTGGCTGCGGTGCGCGCTATCAGTGACGCCGATGGGCAGATCATTGACCGTGCCCTTGTCCTGACTTTCGAGGGTCCGAACAGCTTTACAGGCGAAGACACGGTCGAGCTTCATTTGCATGGCAGCATCGCAGTGGTGCGTGCGGTGCTGACGCTGCTTTCAGGTTTTGAGGGCACGCGCCTTGCCGAGCCGGGCGAGTTTACCCGCCGTGCGATGGAGAATGGAAAGCTAGACCTCACGCAGGTCGAAGGCTTGGGTGACCTCATCGAGGCAGAGACCGAAGCGCAGCGAAAACAAGCCTTGCGCGTTTTGTCCGGTCACTTGGGTCAAAAGGTCGATATCTGGCGCGACAAACTGATCCGCGCGGCCGCTCTGCTTGAGGTGACCATCGATTTCGCGGATGAAGACGTTCCCGTCGACGTCTCGCCCGAGGTTACGGAACTGCTGAATGCGGTGAACGCCGATATTCTGGCTGAAATCGCTGGCACCCATACGGCCGAACGTATCCGAACGGGTTTTGAAGTCGCGATCATCGGCCGGCCCAATGCCGGAAAATCCACTTTGTTGAATGCATTGGCGGGGCGCGATGCGGCGATTACCTCTGCTGTGGCGGGTACGACGCGCGACGTGATCGAGGTCCGGATGGACCTTGGTGGCCTGCCGGTGACTTTGCTGGATACGGCGGGCTTGCGCGACGGGGCAGACGAGGTCGAAGCCATCGGGATTGACCGCGCAAAAACTCGCGGCGTGCAAGCTGATCTGCGCGTGTTCTTGATTGAAGAGGGTGAGGAACTGCCTGTCGCCGCAGCTGCGGATGATATCGTTCTACGACCAAAGGCTGACTTACGCGATAGCGCGGACAACGCTATATCTGGTGTGACGGGGCAGGGCGTACCGCAGCTGATAGAAAGAATACAGGCCATCCTCGGGGCGCGAAGTCTGAATGCAGGCCTTGCGACGCACGAACGTCACCGCGTTGCATTGCAGAAATCAGCCGAGGGATTAGCCGCTGCGATGTTGGTTCTGGATCACGGCCCCGATCAATATGATATAGCATCAGAAGAACTACGCCATTCGATTCGCGCACTAGAAGCGCTGGTAGGCCGAATTGACGTTGAGAACCTGCTGGATGTAATCTTTTCGAGCTTTTGCTTGGGTAAATAG
- the mltA gene encoding murein transglycosylase A encodes MAPPASATDVSYSILSFDQLEGWETDDHAAALRAFLNTCGDMKDVDWRNICAYARSDPDPRQFFELLFRPVLIEDGNEAMFTGYFEPELDGDLYPSDRYRYPVYAMPPEAKANNPWLTRRDILDTDVMKGRGLEIAYVDDPVELFFLQIQGSGRIRLPDGSYRRVGYRGANGHPYRSIGVELVRRGVYDPHQVSAEVIKNWVRRNPDDGRELLYHNPSYVFFREVNQVPADQGPLGAMNRSVTTLRTVAVDPKFVPLGAPVWIEKQGKEPMHRLMIAQDTGSAIKGAQRADVFFGTGDKAGRAAGKLRDPGRMMVLMPIQRAYALLPEPLL; translated from the coding sequence ATGGCGCCGCCCGCTTCTGCGACAGATGTGTCCTATTCGATCCTGTCGTTCGACCAGCTTGAGGGTTGGGAAACCGACGACCACGCCGCCGCCTTGCGCGCGTTTCTGAATACCTGCGGTGATATGAAGGATGTCGATTGGCGCAACATCTGCGCCTATGCCAGATCCGACCCCGATCCGCGCCAGTTCTTTGAACTTCTGTTCCGGCCTGTGTTGATCGAAGACGGAAACGAGGCGATGTTCACGGGCTATTTCGAACCCGAACTTGATGGCGATCTCTACCCCTCCGACCGCTATCGCTATCCGGTCTATGCCATGCCGCCAGAGGCGAAGGCCAACAACCCGTGGCTGACCCGCCGCGATATTCTGGATACCGACGTGATGAAGGGCCGCGGCCTTGAAATCGCCTATGTCGACGACCCGGTCGAACTTTTCTTTCTGCAAATTCAAGGGTCTGGCCGGATCAGGCTGCCCGATGGCAGCTATCGGCGTGTGGGATACCGCGGGGCGAACGGGCACCCCTACCGGTCCATCGGCGTCGAACTGGTGCGCCGCGGCGTCTATGACCCGCACCAGGTCAGCGCAGAGGTGATCAAGAACTGGGTCCGCCGGAACCCTGATGACGGGCGTGAGCTGCTGTACCACAACCCGTCCTATGTGTTCTTTCGCGAGGTCAATCAGGTGCCCGCCGATCAAGGGCCGCTTGGCGCGATGAACCGGTCGGTGACCACCCTGCGCACCGTCGCTGTAGACCCCAAGTTTGTACCGCTCGGCGCCCCTGTCTGGATCGAAAAACAGGGCAAGGAACCGATGCACCGCTTGATGATCGCGCAGGATACCGGGTCGGCGATCAAGGGCGCGCAACGGGCGGATGTGTTCTTTGGCACCGGCGACAAGGCGGGGCGTGCCGCGGGCAAGCTGCGTGATCCGGGGCGGATGATGGTCCTGATGCCGATCCAGCGCGCCTATGCGCTTTTGCCGGAGCCGCTGCTATGA
- a CDS encoding FxsA family protein — protein sequence MWLFLAFIAVPLIEITLFIQVGGAIGLGWTLAIVVSTAIIGTYLMRAQGALALGQIKSSLSEVRDPTEPLVHGAMILFAGALLLTPGFFTDALGFALLIPGVRTAAFKAARSKVNVSSVHMGGTSGPRRPQPHRPMQGDVIDGEYHELSEQDRGPKRPSGWTDH from the coding sequence ATGTGGCTGTTTTTGGCTTTTATTGCCGTACCGTTGATAGAAATAACGTTGTTCATTCAGGTGGGTGGGGCAATTGGCCTCGGCTGGACGCTGGCGATTGTTGTTTCTACCGCGATCATCGGCACCTATCTGATGCGCGCACAGGGTGCGCTGGCGCTTGGCCAGATCAAGTCGTCCTTGTCCGAAGTCCGCGATCCGACCGAACCGCTGGTGCATGGCGCGATGATCCTGTTCGCCGGCGCGTTGCTGCTGACACCGGGGTTTTTCACCGATGCCTTGGGCTTTGCCCTGCTGATACCCGGCGTGCGCACCGCTGCGTTCAAAGCTGCACGCAGCAAGGTGAACGTGAGCAGCGTCCATATGGGCGGCACCTCAGGGCCACGGCGCCCGCAGCCCCATCGTCCGATGCAGGGGGATGTGATCGATGGCGAATATCACGAGCTGTCCGAACAGGACCGCGGGCCCAAACGCCCCTCTGGCTGGACAGACCATTGA
- the rho gene encoding transcription termination factor Rho, protein MTTETLNLADLKAQTPKNLLAMAEELEIENASTMRKGEMMFQILRERADEGWEISGDGVLEVLQDGFGFLRSPEANYLPGPDDIYVSPEMIRQHSLRTGDTIEGLIKAPDDAERYFALTDVTKINFEEPEKARHKVAFENLTPLYPDERLTMEVDDPTIKDRSSRIIDLVSPIGKGQRCLIVAPPRTGKTVLLQNIANSIEQNHPECYLIVLLIDERPEEVTDMQRSVKGEVVSSTFDEPATRHVAVSEMVIEKAKRLVEHKRDVVILLDSITRLGRAFNTVVPSSGKVLTGGVDANALQRPKRFFGAARNIEEGGSLTIIATALIDTGSRMDEVIFEEFKGTGNSEIVLDRKIADKRVFPAIDILKSGTRKEDLLVDKNDLQKTFVLRRILNPMGTTDAIEFLIGKLKQTKTNSDFFDSMNS, encoded by the coding sequence ATGACAACTGAAACACTTAACCTTGCCGATCTAAAGGCGCAGACGCCCAAGAATCTTCTGGCGATGGCCGAAGAGCTTGAGATCGAAAACGCATCGACCATGCGTAAAGGCGAAATGATGTTCCAGATCCTGCGCGAACGTGCGGATGAAGGCTGGGAAATCTCGGGCGATGGTGTGCTGGAAGTGTTGCAGGACGGTTTCGGTTTCCTGCGCTCGCCCGAAGCGAACTATCTGCCGGGTCCTGATGACATTTACGTCTCGCCCGAGATGATCCGCCAGCACTCGCTGCGCACCGGCGACACAATCGAAGGTCTGATCAAGGCGCCAGATGATGCGGAGCGGTACTTTGCGCTGACAGATGTCACCAAGATCAACTTTGAAGAGCCGGAAAAAGCGCGCCACAAGGTTGCCTTTGAAAACCTGACGCCGCTTTACCCTGATGAGCGTCTGACGATGGAAGTCGATGATCCGACGATCAAGGACCGGTCCTCGCGTATTATCGATCTGGTATCGCCCATTGGTAAGGGACAGCGCTGCTTGATTGTGGCGCCGCCACGGACCGGTAAAACGGTTCTGCTGCAAAACATCGCGAATTCGATCGAACAGAACCACCCCGAGTGCTACTTGATCGTTCTGCTGATTGACGAACGCCCCGAAGAAGTCACTGATATGCAGCGTAGTGTCAAAGGGGAGGTTGTTTCTTCGACCTTCGACGAGCCTGCAACGCGCCACGTGGCCGTGTCTGAAATGGTTATCGAAAAGGCGAAACGTCTGGTCGAGCATAAGCGCGACGTTGTGATTTTGTTGGATTCGATCACCCGTCTGGGCCGTGCGTTTAACACTGTTGTGCCGTCGTCGGGTAAGGTTCTGACCGGTGGTGTTGATGCCAACGCGCTGCAACGCCCCAAACGTTTCTTCGGCGCCGCGCGGAACATCGAAGAGGGTGGGTCGCTGACCATTATCGCCACCGCGCTGATCGACACCGGCAGCCGTATGGACGAGGTGATCTTTGAAGAATTTAAAGGGACCGGCAACTCGGAAATCGTGCTGGATCGCAAAATTGCGGATAAGCGCGTTTTCCCTGCGATAGATATTCTGAAGTCCGGTACGCGGAAAGAGGATCTGCTGGTCGACAAAAACGATCTGCAAAAGACCTTTGTGTTGCGCCGTATTCTGAACCCGATGGGCACGACGGATGCGATTGAATTCCTGATCGGGAAGTTGAAGCAAACCAAGACGAACTCCGATTTCTTCGATTCAATGAATAGCTAA
- a CDS encoding Tim44/TimA family putative adaptor protein, giving the protein MNSPMIQLLVLAAIAVFLILRLKNVLGTRTGFEKPAEVSEKPERPSGPAFEVIEGGPDLDITDHAPEGSDTALALAEMKRVEPSFGVSDFLGGARGAYEMIVMGYEHGNLDEIKPFLSEEIYESFVEGVAAREDQGLTVESHFVGIREMELESATMDKTTNEAELTIRFVAELTSVVKDRDGEIVEGSTTEVNRQKDTWVFARVMGSDDPNWLLVSTDG; this is encoded by the coding sequence ATGAATTCGCCCATGATACAGCTTCTGGTACTGGCCGCTATTGCCGTGTTCCTGATCCTGCGGCTCAAGAATGTGCTTGGCACACGCACCGGTTTTGAAAAACCGGCCGAGGTCAGCGAGAAACCCGAACGCCCCAGCGGCCCCGCATTCGAAGTCATCGAAGGTGGCCCTGATCTGGATATCACTGATCACGCGCCCGAGGGGTCCGATACCGCGCTCGCACTGGCCGAGATGAAGCGTGTCGAGCCGTCCTTTGGGGTCAGCGACTTTCTGGGCGGCGCCCGCGGCGCCTACGAGATGATCGTGATGGGCTACGAACACGGTAATCTGGACGAGATCAAACCCTTCCTCTCGGAAGAGATTTACGAAAGCTTTGTCGAAGGCGTCGCCGCACGCGAAGATCAGGGCCTGACCGTAGAGAGCCACTTTGTCGGCATCCGCGAGATGGAACTTGAGAGCGCCACGATGGACAAGACCACCAACGAGGCAGAGCTGACGATCCGTTTCGTGGCCGAGCTGACGTCGGTCGTGAAAGACCGCGATGGTGAAATCGTCGAAGGCAGCACGACAGAGGTCAATCGTCAAAAAGACACATGGGTGTTTGCCCGTGTCATGGGCTCGGATGATCCAAATTGGCTGCTTGTTTCTACAGACGGTTAA
- a CDS encoding shikimate dehydrogenase, whose translation MSLAKIPLAGVIGSPIAHSKSPQIHGHWLKTLGLKGAYIPLHVEPEDLRQVLEAMPKMGFIGANVTIPHKEAVIEIADIITDRAAMIGAVNTITFRADGKIQGDNTDGYGFIENLKAGATHWVPTDGPACVFGAGGAARAVISSLLDAGVPEILLANRTRVRAERLRSVFGNRVTVYDWSQAGTMVSHASLVVNTTSLGMIGKSELRVPLDGLRADTVVTDLVYAPLKTTLLETAEAAGCVTVDGLGMLLHQAVPGFERWFGARPTVDHETRLAALR comes from the coding sequence ATGAGCTTGGCTAAAATACCGCTGGCAGGTGTGATCGGATCGCCGATTGCCCATTCAAAATCCCCCCAGATCCACGGGCACTGGCTGAAAACGCTTGGGCTGAAGGGGGCCTATATCCCCCTGCACGTCGAACCCGAAGACCTCCGCCAAGTACTTGAGGCGATGCCGAAAATGGGGTTCATCGGTGCCAATGTCACGATCCCCCATAAAGAAGCGGTGATCGAGATCGCAGATATCATCACAGACCGCGCGGCGATGATTGGGGCCGTGAATACGATCACCTTCCGCGCAGACGGTAAAATTCAGGGCGATAACACGGACGGCTACGGGTTTATCGAAAACCTCAAGGCAGGCGCGACGCATTGGGTGCCGACTGACGGCCCCGCTTGCGTCTTTGGTGCCGGTGGTGCCGCGCGGGCTGTGATCTCTTCCTTACTGGACGCCGGCGTGCCCGAGATCCTGCTTGCCAATCGCACCCGTGTGCGGGCCGAACGGTTGCGGTCGGTCTTTGGCAACCGCGTGACGGTCTACGACTGGTCGCAGGCGGGGACGATGGTCAGCCATGCGTCCTTGGTGGTGAACACCACGTCGCTGGGGATGATCGGAAAATCCGAGCTGCGCGTGCCGCTTGATGGGTTGCGCGCCGATACGGTGGTCACGGATCTGGTCTATGCACCGTTGAAAACCACGCTTCTGGAAACCGCAGAGGCGGCGGGATGCGTCACTGTTGACGGTTTAGGCATGCTTTTGCATCAGGCGGTGCCGGGGTTCGAACGGTGGTTTGGCGCGCGGCCGACGGTGGACCATGAAACACGTCTGGCGGCGTTGCGCTGA